From the genome of Vicia villosa cultivar HV-30 ecotype Madison, WI linkage group LG2, Vvil1.0, whole genome shotgun sequence, one region includes:
- the LOC131649609 gene encoding E3 ubiquitin-protein ligase MPSR1-like, which produces MASETEIFGHSLYDLIRSVRDTTSEDEASQLSYMFERMIRTRDMSLFFPFMLRLYGLSIPRNDDEDSDQETERNGDSNRQRFILMNPSTQRIVVINEVSSLETLLHELGSSTHNGQPPASKESIQGMKKVEIEESDNGECVVCLEQFEVNGVIKEMPCKHRFHGDCIEKWLRIHGSCPVCRFQMPIDEREEGN; this is translated from the coding sequence ATGGCATCTGAAACTGAAATTTTCGGACATTCTCTGTACGACTTGATAAGAAGTGTTAGAGACACGACTTCGGAAGATGAAGCTTCTCAACTTTCTTATATGTTTGAAAGAATGATCAGAACCAGAGACATGTCTCTGTTCTTTCCCTTCATGCTTCGTCTTTATGGTTTGTCAATTCCAAGAAACGATGACGAAGACTCAGATCAAGAAACAGAGCGTAATGGAGATTCTAACCGTCAAAGATTCATCTTGATGAATCCATCAACACAGCGTATTGTTGTAATCAACGAAGTTTCAAGTCTCGAAACTCTGCTTCATGAACTTGGAAGTTCTACACATAATGGTCAACCACCAGCTTCAAAAGAGTCAATACAAGGTATGAAAAAGGTTGAAATTGAAGAAAGTGATAATGGAGAGTGTGTTGTTTGTTTGGAACAATTTGAGGTTAATGGAGTTATTAAAGAAATGCCTTGTAAGCATAGGTTTCATGGTGATTGTATTGAGAAGTGGTTAAGGATTCATGGGTCTTGTCCAGTTTGTAGGTTTCAAATGCCTATTGATGAGAGAGAAGAAGGAAATTAA
- the LOC131649610 gene encoding uncharacterized protein LOC131649610: MARPFELVKNINDTKELWKVAVLIHHKWTVLNKNKEHFELVVVDKDGCDIHVNVPHPFKQAYDSLLTVGNTYTISNFQVSLNDMLFKPSDHKFMLTFTGGTSVTDKNKHQIPAKPLKFTYFTDIMSGNWKKDVLIDVIGMVTEIGYTQLQQGGKKQQINLSLKDLSKNRKDTTPLIIVLQYAKVKEEGKYPLCVSNTFNVTKLILNDGFPQIKEFIESLPKISEAESSSQALSLQSQTLSQYSTSSQHTLYDKLMYKATVLPLVEIVKLKELAQCVTVATITKLKAAQASFVIWDREAFQLLKVTAAQMRTNLLEAGITDPLEFPVALDALVGMTMVFKVKWQPDWENASVLSIFEDDIVKKDILRSFGQELPNSQNMLTPNVTQNNESVAEASHLDDWDIIPETDITFDALPDPITPTSAAKRIAPHESHDITPLSQTSEVQQSSTKMKKHIKLEN; this comes from the exons ATGGCTAGACCCTTTGAGTTGGTGAAGAACATTAACGATACGAAGGAGCTTTGGAAAGTTGCTGTTCTTATACATCACAAATGGACCGTTCTCAATAAGAACAAGGAACATTTTGAGTTGGTTGTCGTTGATAAAGAT GGTTGTGACATCCATGTCAACGTTCCACATCCTTTTAAACAGGCTTATGATTCACTTTTAACCGTTGGCAACACTTATACAATCTCAAACTTCCAAGTCTCTCTTAATGATATGCTTTTCAAGCCTTCAGATCACAAATTTATGTTGACATTTACTGGTGGTACATCTGTTACCGACAAGAATAAACATCAAATTCCTGCAAAGCCACTTAAATTCACTTATTTCACTGATATTATGTCTGGGAATTGGAAAAAGGATGTTCTAATAG ATGTCATTGGAATGGTCACAGAAATTGGCTACACCCAACTACAACAGGGGGGCAAGAAACAACAGATCAATCTATCGTTGAAGGATTTGTC TAAAAATAGAAAGGACACAACTCCCCTCATTATTGTTTTGCAATATGCAAAAGTCAAGGAAGAAG GAAAATATCCATTATGTGTTTCTAACACCTTCAACGTTACAAAGTTGATTCTCAATGATGGCTTTCCTCAGATTAAAGAATTTATTGAAAG ccTACCAAAAATCAGTGAGGCTGAATCTTCAAGTCAGGCTTTGAGCCTGCAGTCCCAGACACTGTCTCAATACTCAACTTCTTCTCAACACACTCTTTATGATAAACTAATGTATAAAGCAACCGTACTTCCTTTGGTTGAAATTGTAAAACTCAAGGAG TTAGCTCAATGTGTTACCGTTGCGACAATAACCAAACTCAAGGCTGCTCAAG CATCATTTGTAATATGGGACCGTGAAGCTTTTCAACTTTTGAAGGTCACTGCTGCTCAGATGCGCACTAATTTACTTGAG GCTGGTATTACCGACCCTCTTGAGTTCCCAGTAGCGCTTGATGCTTTAGTTGGAATGACCATGGTTTTCAAGGTCAAATGGCAACCTGATTGGGAAAATGCGTCTGTTTTGTCTATATTTGAAGATGACATTGTAAAAAAGGATATACTGCGTTCATTTGGACAGGAATTG CCTAATTCCCAGAACATGCTAACTCCTAATGTAACACAG AACAATGAGAGTGTTGCTGAGGCTTCACATTTGGATGATTGGGACATCATTCCG GAAACCGATATTACATTTGATGCATTGCCGGACCCTATTACACCAACTTCAGCTGCTAAACGGATTGCTCCACATGAATCACATGACATTACTCCTTTATCTCAGACGTCTGAAGTACAACAGTCTTCCACAAAGATGAAAAAGCATATCAAACTGGAGAATTAG